One stretch of Ictalurus punctatus breed USDA103 chromosome 5, Coco_2.0, whole genome shotgun sequence DNA includes these proteins:
- the eps8l3b gene encoding epidermal growth factor receptor kinase substrate 8-like protein 3b isoform X2, whose protein sequence is MAKLKNLDSRGKVWGQDMILQVQNGHLQLCDVETKELLDSLPLGNITQTKAVLDSCVYDSLLIVTAQDNSRRAPNIFLFQCEETGAEEVKANLDREIQNRDAPGMREGPGFPPSEPPFDIRSNLENIISQGYSAGFRRPGPPPVRSTPPTSEYPPSQSSTFQDYDDHQPPMFPPREESFFSPDVHERQSHINQQPSPPMLDTDRSVEIFNHVVADIEIFMGKVGAALAQVDGKKKKKKKGKSTIIYGENFPSIDEYVACLQKIKYGFNLLGKLNGHLSKPDAPDLIHSLFSTLDFLVRQYPFEVAPSVVSPLLTEQTLQLLSQVVTPEEGQLWNSLQDAWNIPRPGWPNADQIPPYVPQFYDGWQPPAPAPPQSGPMNHPLSRSNSQRFPAENDIQQRPGQDNRLFGAPPERSGEPPLHMRVIYDFTARNRQELSVMKGDVVQVVHKSRQWWVVRNNLDEEGHVPPNVLEPMNREEPARVNRPPNLDMKSSPEEVRTWLQYKGFSSSTIRNLGMMNGALLLGMRRDDIRAVCPEEGGRVFFQLQAVKSSMALASEAEYNHYNGR, encoded by the exons ATGGCCAAGCTGAAGAATCTGGACAGCCGAGGGAAAGTGTGGGGTCAGGATATGATCCTGCAGGTGCAGAACGGCCACTTACAACTGTGTGATGTCGAAACAAAG GAGCTCCTGGATTCACTTCCTCTTGGCAACATCACACAGACAAAAGCAGTCCTGGACAGCTGCGTTTATGACTCCCTCCTTATTGTCACAGCTCAGGACAACAGCCGGAGGGCTCCAAATAttttcttgttccagtgtgaggaaacTGGG GCAGAGGAGGTGAAAGCTAATTTAGACAGAGAGATCCAGAACAGGGATGCGCCAGGGATGAGGGAAGGACCAGGATTTCCGCCAAGTGAACCACCATTTGACATCAG GAGTAATCTGGAGAACATTATAAGTCAAGGTTATTCAGCGGGTTTCCGCAGACCTGGCCCTCCTCCAGTGCGCTCCACACCTCCTACGTCCGAGTATCCGCCTTCTCAGTCCAGCACCTTCCAAGACTATG ATGATCACCAGCCTCCAATGTTTCCACCCAGAGAGGAGAGCTTTTTCAGTCCAGACGTGCATGAACGACAAAGCCACATAAATCAGCAGCCCTCTCCCCCCATGTTAGACACTGACAGGAGTGTG GAAATCTTTAATCATGTAGTGGCTGACATTGAGATCTTTATGGGCAAAGTTGGAGCAGCTTTAGCACAAGTGgatggaaagaagaaaaagaaaaagaaaggcaaAAGCACAATAATATATG GTGAAAACTTTCCCTCTATAGATGAATATGTGGCCTGTCttcaaaaaattaaatatggcTTTAATCTTCTT GGGAAACTTAATGGACACTTAAGTAAACCTGATGCTCCTGACCTTATCCACAGTCTTTTCTCCACCCTTGATTTT CTGGTGAGGCAGTATCCTTTTGAGGTGGCTCCTTCAGTTGTGAGTCCCCTTCTCACAGAACAAACTCTGCAGCTCCTCAGCCAGGTGGTGACTCCAGAGGAGGGTCAGCTCTGGAACAGCTTACAAGATGCCTGGAATATTCCCAG ACCAGGTTGGCCGAATGCAGATCAGATACCACCATATGTTCCACAGTTTTATGATGGCTGGCAACCGCCTGCACCAGCCCCTCCCCAGTCAGGACCCATGAACCATCCTCTGTCACGGAGCAACAGTCAGAGATTTCCAGCCGAGAATGACATACAACAACGACCTGGACAG GATAACAGGCTTTTTGGTGCTCCGCCTGAACG CTCAGGAGAACCTCCGCTCCACATGCGCGTGATCTACGATTTCACAGCCAGAAACCGTCAGGAGCTGAGTGTGATGAAAGGTGATGTGGTGCAG GTGGTACACAAGTCCAGGCAATGGTGGGTAGTGCGAAACAATCTTGACGAGGAGGGCCATGTGCCTCCAAATGTTCTAGAGCCCATGAATAGAGAAGAGCCAGCA AGAGTGAATCGACCTCCAAATCTCGATATGAAATCCAGCCCAGAGGAAGTGAGGACCTGGTTACAGTACAAGGGCTTTTCCAGCTC gacaATACGGAACCTGGGTATGATGAATGGAGCATTGCTTTTGGGGATGAGGCGTGATGATATACGAGCTGTGTGCCCTGAAGAAGGAGGTCGTGTTTTCTTCCAACTGCAGGCCGTTAAATCATCTATGGCC CTTGCAAGTGAAGCAGAATACAACCACTACAATGGCCGTTAA
- the LOC108265745 gene encoding glutathione S-transferase Mu 3, with protein MAMKLVYWDIRGLAQPIRLLLEYTGTEWEDKFYSCGEAPNYDKSCWFKEKATLNMDFPNLPYLEDGERKIVQSNAIMRYIARKHNLCGETEDEIIRVDILENQAMDFRNGFVMLCYLDFDNKKKGYLDALPGILKQFSVFLGERKWFAGDKITFVDFIMYELLDQHRMFEPKCLDNFKNLKDFLDRFEALEKISAYMKSSRFMKTPVNNKMAKWGHKKE; from the exons CTTGCTCAGCCCATTCGCTTGCTGTTGGAGTACACTGGCACCGAATGGGAGGATAAATTTTATTCCTGTGGTGAAG CTCCCAATTATGATAAAAGCTGCTGGTTCAAAGAGAAAGCCACGCTCAACATGGACTTTCCTAAT cTGCCCTACCTTGAGGATGGAGAGAGGAAGATTGTGCAGAGTAACGCCATAATGAGATACATTGCTCGCAAGCACAACCTCT GTGGGGAGACGGAGGACGAGATCATCAGAGTGGACATCTTGGAGAATCAGGCAATGGACTTCCGCAATGGTTTTGTCATGCTCTGTTATCTAGACTTT GATAACAAAAAGAAAGGCTACTTGGATGCACTGCCAGGAATTCTGAAGCAATTCTCTGTGTTTTTGGGAGAGAGGAAGTGGTTTGCTGGTGATAAG ATCACATTTGTGGACTTCATCATGTATGAATTGTTGGACCAGCACCGCATGTTTGAGCCCAAATGCCTGGACAACTTCAAGAACCTCAAAGATTTCCTGGACAGATTTGAG GCACTTGAGAAGATCTCAGCATACATGAAATCAAGCAGGTTCATGAAAACACCTGTAAACAACAAGATGGCAAAGTGGGGACACAAGAAGGAATGA
- the eps8l3b gene encoding epidermal growth factor receptor kinase substrate 8-like protein 3b isoform X1, whose protein sequence is MFMNNNGPTSPTRGFSSEAFSQRSDMSRPSAKSIYMQRKEYLETINRQADAFQYRVEHLFTCEINGRDLSSIDDCMAKLKNLDSRGKVWGQDMILQVQNGHLQLCDVETKELLDSLPLGNITQTKAVLDSCVYDSLLIVTAQDNSRRAPNIFLFQCEETGAEEVKANLDREIQNRDAPGMREGPGFPPSEPPFDIRSNLENIISQGYSAGFRRPGPPPVRSTPPTSEYPPSQSSTFQDYDDHQPPMFPPREESFFSPDVHERQSHINQQPSPPMLDTDRSVEIFNHVVADIEIFMGKVGAALAQVDGKKKKKKKGKSTIIYGENFPSIDEYVACLQKIKYGFNLLGKLNGHLSKPDAPDLIHSLFSTLDFLVRQYPFEVAPSVVSPLLTEQTLQLLSQVVTPEEGQLWNSLQDAWNIPRPGWPNADQIPPYVPQFYDGWQPPAPAPPQSGPMNHPLSRSNSQRFPAENDIQQRPGQDNRLFGAPPERSGEPPLHMRVIYDFTARNRQELSVMKGDVVQVVHKSRQWWVVRNNLDEEGHVPPNVLEPMNREEPARVNRPPNLDMKSSPEEVRTWLQYKGFSSSTIRNLGMMNGALLLGMRRDDIRAVCPEEGGRVFFQLQAVKSSMALASEAEYNHYNGR, encoded by the exons ATGTTCATGAACAACAACGGCCCAACCTCCCCCACAAG AGGTTTCTCATCAGAGGCATTCTCTCAGAGGTCCGATATGTCTCGACCCAGTGCAAAATCCATCTATA TGCAAAGGAAGGAATATTTGGAGACCATAAACAGACAAGCAGATGCTTTTCAGTACAGAGTGGAG CACTTGTTTACATGTGAAATAAATGGGAGGGACCTGAGCAGCATTGATGATTGCATGGCCAAGCTGAAGAATCTGGACAGCCGAGGGAAAGTGTGGGGTCAGGATATGATCCTGCAGGTGCAGAACGGCCACTTACAACTGTGTGATGTCGAAACAAAG GAGCTCCTGGATTCACTTCCTCTTGGCAACATCACACAGACAAAAGCAGTCCTGGACAGCTGCGTTTATGACTCCCTCCTTATTGTCACAGCTCAGGACAACAGCCGGAGGGCTCCAAATAttttcttgttccagtgtgaggaaacTGGG GCAGAGGAGGTGAAAGCTAATTTAGACAGAGAGATCCAGAACAGGGATGCGCCAGGGATGAGGGAAGGACCAGGATTTCCGCCAAGTGAACCACCATTTGACATCAG GAGTAATCTGGAGAACATTATAAGTCAAGGTTATTCAGCGGGTTTCCGCAGACCTGGCCCTCCTCCAGTGCGCTCCACACCTCCTACGTCCGAGTATCCGCCTTCTCAGTCCAGCACCTTCCAAGACTATG ATGATCACCAGCCTCCAATGTTTCCACCCAGAGAGGAGAGCTTTTTCAGTCCAGACGTGCATGAACGACAAAGCCACATAAATCAGCAGCCCTCTCCCCCCATGTTAGACACTGACAGGAGTGTG GAAATCTTTAATCATGTAGTGGCTGACATTGAGATCTTTATGGGCAAAGTTGGAGCAGCTTTAGCACAAGTGgatggaaagaagaaaaagaaaaagaaaggcaaAAGCACAATAATATATG GTGAAAACTTTCCCTCTATAGATGAATATGTGGCCTGTCttcaaaaaattaaatatggcTTTAATCTTCTT GGGAAACTTAATGGACACTTAAGTAAACCTGATGCTCCTGACCTTATCCACAGTCTTTTCTCCACCCTTGATTTT CTGGTGAGGCAGTATCCTTTTGAGGTGGCTCCTTCAGTTGTGAGTCCCCTTCTCACAGAACAAACTCTGCAGCTCCTCAGCCAGGTGGTGACTCCAGAGGAGGGTCAGCTCTGGAACAGCTTACAAGATGCCTGGAATATTCCCAG ACCAGGTTGGCCGAATGCAGATCAGATACCACCATATGTTCCACAGTTTTATGATGGCTGGCAACCGCCTGCACCAGCCCCTCCCCAGTCAGGACCCATGAACCATCCTCTGTCACGGAGCAACAGTCAGAGATTTCCAGCCGAGAATGACATACAACAACGACCTGGACAG GATAACAGGCTTTTTGGTGCTCCGCCTGAACG CTCAGGAGAACCTCCGCTCCACATGCGCGTGATCTACGATTTCACAGCCAGAAACCGTCAGGAGCTGAGTGTGATGAAAGGTGATGTGGTGCAG GTGGTACACAAGTCCAGGCAATGGTGGGTAGTGCGAAACAATCTTGACGAGGAGGGCCATGTGCCTCCAAATGTTCTAGAGCCCATGAATAGAGAAGAGCCAGCA AGAGTGAATCGACCTCCAAATCTCGATATGAAATCCAGCCCAGAGGAAGTGAGGACCTGGTTACAGTACAAGGGCTTTTCCAGCTC gacaATACGGAACCTGGGTATGATGAATGGAGCATTGCTTTTGGGGATGAGGCGTGATGATATACGAGCTGTGTGCCCTGAAGAAGGAGGTCGTGTTTTCTTCCAACTGCAGGCCGTTAAATCATCTATGGCC CTTGCAAGTGAAGCAGAATACAACCACTACAATGGCCGTTAA
- the atp5pb gene encoding ATP synthase F(0) complex subunit B1, mitochondrial — translation MLSRLVIVSGSALKNTASFGPCVVQASRSLHSSPQSLAPVPPLPEKGGKVRHGIFPEELFTLLYPKTGVTGPYVLGTGLLLYLLSKEVYVINNETVAAASIGAVIIYGVKKFGPQVAAFADKLNEEKVTKIQEVKDQAMGSLAEAIEQEKKEQWRVEGRHMLFDAKRNNVAMLLETNYRERFHMVHNEVKKRLDYQVALQNLQRRLEQEHMVNWVEQSVIKSITPQQEKESIAKCISDLKVLAKATQAKATA, via the exons ATGCTGTCCAGACTTGTGATAGTTTCAG GTTCAGCCCTGAAAAACACTGCTTCCTTTGGACCCTG TGTGGTCCAGGCCTCTCGTTCCCTCCACTCGTCTCCTCAGAGCCTGGCACCTGTGCCCCCTCTGCCAGAGAAGGGAGGAAAAGTCCGCCATGGAATTTTTCCAGAAGAGCTCTTCACGCTACTGTACCCAAAGACTGGTGTCACag GACCTTACGTGCTCGGCACCGGTCTGCTCCTGTACTTACTTTCTAAGGAGGTCTACGTCATCAACAATGAGACTGTCGCTGCTGCCTCCATTGGTGCAGTGATTATTTATGGTGTCAAGAAGTTTGGTCCCCAAGTGGCAGCTTTTGCCGACAAATTGAACGAG GAGAAAGTGACAAAGATCCAGGAGGTGAAAGACCAGGCCATGGGCAGCCTGGCTGAAGCCATCGAGCAAGAAAAGAAGGAGCAGTGGAGAGTGGAAGGAAGGCACATGCTTTTCGATGCCAAGAGG AACAACGTGGCCATGCTGCTGGAGACCAACTACAGGGAGCGGTTTCACATGGTGCACAATGAGGTGAAGAAGAGGCTCGATTATCAGGTGGCACTTCAGAACTTGCAGCGTCGCTTGGAGCAGGAGCACATGGTCAACTGGGTGGAGCAGAGCGTCATCAAGAGCATCACACCACAACAG GAAAAGGAGAGTATTGCTAAGTGCATCTCAGACCTGAAAGTACTGGCTAAGGCCACTCAAGCCAAGGCCACAGCATGA